From the genome of Bombus huntii isolate Logan2020A chromosome 14, iyBomHunt1.1, whole genome shotgun sequence, one region includes:
- the LOC126873301 gene encoding uncharacterized protein LOC126873301 — protein sequence MEPAIACNKKAERRSTRSSTSKNRFSSRNTRSEAFYADVEPLSVRRALHNSTGPDPDTNSAPNSSGSTERVKRHPTSGRPKNLDLGATPESALKLGKSPGQEACHTIPRDVAVSRKEILRRYSKEHENPSKISEVLRHRWKRTVDLDKDQEERPRTLPSIAKRSHKDATKTAQATQGFKKISRQDILRRRASVDVPVGISRSRSHGEEKVESSEVKGATAKSSSSFLKNVPRPRNPGWGKEDERESRSVCDFLAVTSKLQDITRGLVPRPSTLPKIIHTSRSVRIGEDWASPRLAKDAVRKEPPVYGRIRRRKTSLPSNTGTLRGSIASLSTLSRYPKPGSIHVRERAVDVEFRTTTRHLRDPVPDTPYYSATLPLVDMKTNSQRNAIYAKVSRKTSKSLQNNDNKTDSKDGVDGRIEGEVDIGHRTMSRKRIIENTKDTYGERSSSKTEDSVEIQAEFQSESQSYQNKNFDVRGKRESDEIHVDRSKETNAGVSGESGVDRRDSRAEGNWTKSKDATKNRSKSQGRPTENFRSTQREIGAATRLATTLPSYVKSSRKCSTESPPEIDCHKKLPKETGISSKQSKERSNYVKKSASSHVRTYSDANSGRSNSPVTTSSIFGFCTGKRKVQSSSNTTKVESVSMCPTWNVGTVSIA from the coding sequence ATGGAGCCCGCGATAGCGTGCAACAAGAAAGCCGAGCGCAGGTCTACGCGATCGTCGACCTCGAAGAATCGGTTTTCGTCACGAAACACGCGCTCGGAAGCTTTCTACGCCGACGTGGAACCGTTATCCGTTCGACGCGCATTGCATAATTCCACCGGCCCAGACCCAGATACAAATTCCGCTCCAAATTCCAGCGGATCGACGGAACGCGTTAAGAGGCATCCGACTTCCGGTCGTCCAAAGAATCTGGACCTAGGTGCCACGCCGGAATCCGCCCTCAAACTTGGCAAATCGCCCGGACAAGAGGCGTGTCACACCATTCCACGAGACGTCGCGGTCTCTCGAAAAGAGATTTTGCGAAGGTACAGCAAGGAACACGAAAATCCTTCAAAAATTTCCGAAGTCTTGCGTCATCGTTGGAAACGTACCGTGGATCTCGATAAGGATCAAGAAGAAAGACCAAGAACGCTACCTTCGATCGCTAAAAGATCACACAAGGACGCAACCAAGACGGCTCAAGCGACGCAGGGATTCAAAAAGATCTCCAGACAGGATATATTACGTAGAAGAGCGAGCGTGGATGTACCGGTAGGCATTTCTCGAAGTAGAAGTCACGGTGAGGAGAAGGTAGAAAGTTCAGAGGTGAAAGGTGCCACAGCGAAATCCTCCTCCAGTTTCCTAAAGAATGTCCCGAGGCCGAGAAACCCTGGGTGGGGCAAAGAGGACGAGAGAGAGTCCAGGTCAGTCTGTGATTTCCTGGCAGTCACTAGCAAGCTGCAGGACATTACCCGCGGCCTTGTGCCGAGACCATCGACCTTGCCCAAGATAATTCACACGTCGAGATCTGTTAGAATCGGAGAAGATTGGGCCAGCCCTAGGCTGGCCAAGGATGCGGTGAGAAAGGAGCCGCCGGTCTACGGGAGaatacgaagaagaaaaaccTCTTTGCCATCCAACACTGGCACTCTAAGGGGTTCAATCGCGTCTTTGAGCACCTTGTCCAGGTATCCCAAACCTGGCAGCATACACGTGAGAGAAAGAGCCGTGGACGTGGAGTTTCGAACGACTACGAGACATCTTCGCGATCCAGTTCCTGACACGCCATATTATTCAGCGACGCTGCCTCTCGTTGACATGAAAACGAATTCCCAGCGAAATGCGATTTATGCCAAAGTGTCTCGAAAAACGTCGAAGAGCCTTCAGAATAACGATAACAAGACTGATTCGAAAGATGGTGTTGATGGTAGGATCGAGGGTGAAGTAGACATCGGTCATAGGACCATGTCGCGCAAGAGGATCATCGAGAATACGAAGGACACCTACGGAGAGCGTAGCAGCTCGAAGACCGAAGACTCTGTCGAAATTCAAGCAGAATTTCAGTCAGAAAGTCAGTCGTATCAGAACAAGAACTTCGACGTGCGTGGAAAGAGAGAATCGGATGAGATCcacgtcgatcgatcgaaagaaACAAACGCGGGTGTAAGTGGAGAAAGTGGAGTCGATAGACGCGATTCTCGAGCAGAGGGCAATTGGACGAAGTCTAAGGACGCGACCAAGAACAGATCCAAGTCTCAAGGCAGACCGACCGAAAACTTTCGCTCAACGCAACGAGAGATCGGTGCAGCGACCAGGTTGGCGACTACTCTTCCAAGTTATGTGAAAAGTTCGAGAAAGTGTTCGACCGAAAGCCCGCCAGAGATCGACTGTCACAAAAAATTGCCCAAGGAAACGGGTATCTCGTCGAAACAGAGCAAAGAGAGATCAAACTACGTGAAAAAGTCCGCGAGCAGTCATGTTAGGACTTACAGCGACGCAAACAGCGGTCGATCCAACTCACCGGTCACTACATCCTCGATTTTTGGATTTTGCACCGGCAAAAGGAAAGTTCAATCTTCGTCGAACACAACGAAGGTTGAAAGTGTTTCGATGTGTCCAACGTGGAACGTGGGAACGGTTAGCATCGCTTAG